The proteins below come from a single Mycobacteriales bacterium genomic window:
- a CDS encoding deferrochelatase/peroxidase EfeB, with product VANQKRLIGEPMVDYVSPIGGGYFFVLPGLADRSDFYARGLLT from the coding sequence TCGTGGCCAACCAGAAGCGGCTGATCGGCGAGCCGATGGTCGACTACGTGAGCCCGATCGGCGGCGGCTACTTCTTCGTGCTGCCGGGTCTTGCCGATCGTTCGGACTTCTACGCCCGCGGCCTGCTCACGTAA